From Nitrosopumilus sp., a single genomic window includes:
- the rplM gene encoding 50S ribosomal protein L13: MANGRLNRPKGASKQETVVRTDRPIVIDATNHIAGRLASNVAKLLIKGNRVSVVNCEKIMMSGTRSNQIKEYREFLEINSIINYKHGPVHYRRPDTVMAKMIRQMLPYDRKPSGKEAHQRLRTYIGSPKEVKSLEKIQFEKAMIRKTPSNYTALGELCRVIGWTE; this comes from the coding sequence TTGGCTAATGGAAGATTAAACAGACCAAAGGGAGCATCAAAACAAGAGACAGTTGTAAGAACTGACAGACCAATTGTAATAGATGCAACTAACCACATAGCAGGAAGATTAGCATCAAACGTTGCAAAATTGTTAATCAAAGGAAACAGAGTATCAGTTGTAAATTGTGAAAAAATCATGATGAGTGGAACAAGAAGTAATCAAATTAAAGAGTATAGAGAATTTTTAGAAATTAACAGCATCATCAATTACAAACACGGACCAGTACACTACAGAAGACCAGATACAGTAATGGCAAAGATGATTCGTCAAATGCTTCCATATGATAGAAAACCATCAGGCAAGGAAGCCCATCAGAGATTAAGAACATACATTGGCTCTCCAAAAGAAGTCAAATCACTTGAAAAAATTCAATTTGAAAAAGCTATGATTAGAAAAACTCCATCAAATTATACAGCACTTGGAGAACTATGTAGAGTAATAGGGTGGACTGAATGA
- a CDS encoding KEOPS complex subunit Pcc1 has product MTLNFSAKIIVDAKDKTQAIYDSVNIDNEFYPENPVKTKIHFDEKIVILAEAEQLTHLRANLNSTLRLIQASFDSIESVKI; this is encoded by the coding sequence ATGACGTTAAACTTTAGTGCAAAAATTATTGTTGATGCAAAAGACAAAACTCAAGCAATTTATGATTCTGTAAATATTGATAACGAATTTTATCCAGAAAACCCCGTGAAAACTAAGATACACTTTGATGAAAAAATTGTCATTTTGGCAGAAGCAGAACAATTAACTCATCTTAGAGCAAATTTGAATTCTACACTTAGATTAATCCAGGCCAGTTTTGACTCGATTGAATCGGTAAAGATATAA
- the leuD gene encoding 3-isopropylmalate dehydratase small subunit encodes MEPFKKVTSIVTPLDKVNVDTDQIVPKQFLKLVQKSGFGKFLFYNWRYDENENKKSDFILNDSKFENSKILVAGDNFGCGSSREHAVWALLDYGFSVIIAPSFADIFYSNCFKNGILPITLDENTVEKLQNESGEIEVDLENQSIATSSKKISFEIDSYKKKILLEGLDDIAQTLQYEDKISAFEKESKIPSVL; translated from the coding sequence ATGGAACCTTTCAAAAAAGTAACTAGTATTGTAACCCCTCTTGACAAGGTAAATGTAGATACAGATCAAATTGTTCCAAAACAATTTTTAAAATTAGTTCAAAAATCTGGGTTTGGCAAGTTTTTGTTTTATAATTGGAGATACGATGAGAATGAAAATAAAAAATCTGATTTTATCTTAAATGATTCTAAATTTGAGAATTCCAAAATTTTGGTAGCTGGAGATAATTTTGGATGTGGTTCTAGTCGTGAGCATGCAGTATGGGCTTTGCTTGACTATGGGTTTTCAGTAATAATTGCCCCTTCTTTTGCAGATATCTTCTATAGTAATTGCTTCAAGAATGGAATTTTGCCCATTACTTTGGATGAAAATACTGTAGAAAAACTACAAAACGAATCTGGAGAAATTGAAGTGGATCTAGAAAATCAATCTATCGCCACTTCTTCCAAGAAGATATCTTTTGAGATTGATTCTTACAAGAAAAAAATTCTCTTAGAGGGACTAGATGATATTGCACAAACTCTTCAATACGAAGATAAAATATCTGCTTTTGAGAAAGAATCTAAAATCCCATCTGTTTTATAA
- the rrp41 gene encoding exosome complex exonuclease Rrp41: MGGRDATMVLLDENGIRCDGRKVDEPRRIMIRAGGLKNADGSAYIEFGDNKILVGVFGPRDVHPKHMSDTDTGILRVRYHMEPFSVGERKNPAPSRREIEISKVIKEALEPAVMLEKFPRTAVDVFIEVLQADGGTRCAALTAASVALADAGIPMRDMVAAIAAGKVADTVILDVNNEEDQAGQADMPIGYMPSLEKITLLQLDGVLTPEEYKKCVDVGVQGCKLVYDLQKKALNDKYFGKGSD; encoded by the coding sequence ATGGGCGGAAGAGACGCAACAATGGTCCTATTGGACGAGAATGGAATTCGTTGTGATGGTCGTAAAGTAGATGAACCACGACGAATTATGATTAGAGCCGGTGGACTAAAGAATGCTGACGGTTCTGCTTACATTGAATTTGGTGATAACAAAATTCTAGTTGGTGTCTTTGGTCCAAGAGATGTCCATCCAAAACACATGTCTGATACTGATACAGGAATTTTACGAGTTAGATATCATATGGAACCATTTTCTGTTGGTGAGAGAAAGAATCCTGCACCATCAAGAAGAGAAATTGAAATTTCCAAAGTAATCAAAGAGGCATTAGAGCCAGCAGTAATGTTGGAAAAATTCCCAAGAACTGCAGTTGATGTTTTCATTGAAGTATTACAAGCCGATGGTGGAACTAGATGTGCTGCACTTACTGCAGCTTCTGTTGCATTGGCTGATGCAGGTATTCCTATGAGAGATATGGTTGCAGCAATTGCAGCAGGCAAAGTTGCTGATACAGTTATTCTTGATGTCAACAATGAAGAAGATCAAGCTGGTCAAGCAGATATGCCAATTGGCTACATGCCAAGTCTTGAGAAAATTACATTATTACAATTAGATGGAGTATTGACTCCTGAAGAATACAAGAAATGTGTTGATGTTGGAGTTCAAGGATGTAAACTTGTTTACGATTTACAAAAGAAAGCTCTTAACGACAAATACTTTGGAAAGGGAAGCGATTAA
- the rrp42 gene encoding exosome complex protein Rrp42 translates to MTSTSVIDELKRTQILELLEQGKRVDGRAFDEPREISIETNAIPKANGSARIRLGDTEVVCGVKIQPDRPFPDTGDKGLFICTAELLPLSHPTVETGPPQPPVIELARVVDRGIRESHMIDVTQLVIEKDKSVIGVFADNVVVDYDGNLFDACSYASTAALLSSKTPKWNWVDDAPALAEGEESDLPITTIPVSVTMGKIGNHIIVDPNGDEWDSMDARITITSDSDGNICALQKGGSDGFTQDEINKCGEISVRVGAKIREKLKEAQKGGQ, encoded by the coding sequence TTGACATCTACTTCTGTTATTGACGAACTAAAGAGAACTCAGATTCTTGAATTGTTAGAGCAAGGAAAGAGAGTTGATGGACGAGCATTTGATGAACCTCGTGAAATTTCAATTGAAACTAATGCAATTCCAAAAGCAAATGGTTCTGCAAGAATTCGTCTTGGAGATACTGAAGTAGTATGTGGTGTAAAAATTCAACCTGATAGACCTTTCCCAGACACTGGTGACAAAGGACTCTTCATTTGTACGGCTGAATTATTACCTTTATCTCATCCTACAGTTGAGACTGGACCTCCACAACCTCCTGTAATTGAGTTAGCAAGAGTAGTGGATAGAGGAATCAGAGAGAGTCATATGATTGACGTTACTCAATTAGTAATTGAAAAAGACAAATCTGTAATTGGTGTATTTGCAGATAATGTAGTTGTTGATTATGATGGAAATCTATTTGATGCATGCTCCTATGCTAGTACAGCAGCATTACTTTCATCTAAAACTCCAAAATGGAATTGGGTTGATGATGCTCCAGCACTTGCTGAGGGGGAAGAATCTGATTTACCAATAACAACAATCCCTGTATCAGTCACTATGGGAAAAATTGGAAATCATATCATAGTTGATCCAAATGGTGATGAATGGGATAGCATGGATGCACGTATTACAATTACCAGTGATTCTGATGGAAATATCTGTGCTTTACAAAAAGGTGGCAGCGATGGATTCACCCAAGATGAAATTAACAAATGCGGTGAAATATCTGTCAGAGTAGGCGCAAAAATAAGGGAAAAATTAAAAGAAGCTCAAAAAGGTGGTCAATAA
- the leuC gene encoding 3-isopropylmalate dehydratase large subunit → MGKTLFEKIWESHVVVEKQNDPSLIYIDRHLVHEVTSPQAFEGLRINKRKVRRPDLTIATMDHNVPTTDRTLPILDQTSSVQIQTLEKNCKDFGIKLFDITSPNQGIVHVIGPQLGITLPGTTIVCGDSHTSTHGAFGALALGIGTSDVEHVLASQTMWLEKPIPFEIRVEGKRKNPHAVTAKDIVLSIIKHIGTGGGTGTVIEYRGEGITDLSMEQRMTICNMSIEAGARAGLIAPDEKTFDYLRGREYTPKNYESLVDDWREHLKTDSDAKFEKQFTLHIDDIAPQVSWGTNPGMTCDVTESVPSPDDFSKGDPNQKKGAEKALDYMDLKPGTPMEEIKIDRVFIGSCTNARLEDLIEASKVIKGQKVSSHVKAMVVPGSQMVKKQAEEMGLDKIFINANFEWREAGCSMCLGMNPDILSPGERCASTSNRNFEGRQGTGGRTHLVSPVMAAAAAIKGHFVDVRKMDLN, encoded by the coding sequence ATGGGAAAAACTCTTTTCGAAAAGATTTGGGAATCACATGTTGTTGTAGAAAAACAAAACGATCCTTCTCTAATTTACATAGACAGGCATCTTGTTCATGAGGTAACTTCCCCACAAGCTTTTGAAGGATTGCGAATTAACAAAAGAAAGGTTCGTAGACCTGACCTTACCATTGCTACAATGGATCACAATGTTCCAACCACTGACCGTACGTTGCCTATTTTAGATCAAACCTCTTCTGTTCAAATCCAAACTTTGGAAAAAAACTGCAAAGATTTTGGAATAAAATTATTTGATATTACTAGTCCTAATCAGGGAATTGTTCATGTAATTGGGCCTCAATTGGGCATTACCTTACCTGGAACAACCATTGTTTGTGGCGATAGTCATACATCAACTCATGGTGCCTTTGGAGCTTTAGCGTTGGGGATTGGAACAAGTGATGTTGAACATGTTTTGGCTTCTCAGACCATGTGGCTTGAAAAGCCTATTCCGTTTGAAATTAGAGTTGAAGGCAAACGAAAAAACCCTCACGCTGTAACTGCTAAAGATATTGTGTTGTCTATTATCAAACACATTGGAACTGGTGGTGGAACTGGAACTGTAATTGAATATCGCGGTGAGGGAATTACTGATCTTTCAATGGAGCAAAGAATGACTATTTGTAATATGTCCATTGAAGCTGGGGCTCGTGCAGGTCTTATCGCTCCAGACGAAAAAACATTTGATTATCTTAGAGGAAGAGAATACACTCCAAAAAATTATGAGTCCTTAGTTGATGATTGGAGAGAACATCTAAAGACAGACAGTGATGCAAAATTTGAAAAACAATTTACATTGCACATAGATGATATTGCACCCCAAGTTAGCTGGGGAACCAATCCTGGAATGACTTGTGATGTGACAGAATCTGTTCCATCTCCTGATGATTTTTCAAAGGGTGATCCTAATCAAAAGAAAGGTGCAGAAAAAGCACTTGATTACATGGATTTAAAACCTGGAACTCCTATGGAAGAAATCAAAATAGATAGAGTGTTTATTGGTTCTTGTACTAATGCAAGATTAGAAGATCTTATTGAAGCATCCAAAGTTATCAAAGGGCAAAAAGTATCTTCTCATGTAAAGGCCATGGTTGTTCCTGGTTCTCAGATGGTAAAAAAACAAGCTGAAGAAATGGGCTTGGATAAAATTTTCATAAATGCAAATTTTGAATGGAGAGAAGCTGGTTGTAGCATGTGTCTTGGAATGAATCCTGATATTTTATCTCCAGGTGAACGTTGTGCAAGTACTTCTAATAGAAATTTTGAAGGCAGGCAAGGAACTGGTGGTAGAACACATTTGGTTAGTCCTGTAATGGCAGCAGCAGCAGCTATCAAAGGCCATTTTGTAGATGTTAGGAAGATGGATTTGAATTAA
- a CDS encoding ribosome assembly factor SBDS, with protein sequence MADYTLVRYSFEGEKFEIMVKPDPALDYRLGKKKDISSILVSDEIYTDASKGTRPTAEKLQHAFKTEDSAEIAEIILKKGDLNLTTDQRRKMIEEKKKQIITFIAKTYVDPKTHLPHPPLRIEQAMKDGRVSIDPHKTVDEQVKDIVDKLRSIIALKSENLKLEITIPAQYASQSYAVLKSVGSLNKEEWQNNGSLKAILEIPAAARPNVIDRLGSITKGSATVEVIQ encoded by the coding sequence ATGGCAGATTATACATTAGTTAGATATTCTTTTGAAGGCGAAAAATTTGAGATTATGGTAAAACCAGATCCTGCACTTGATTATCGATTGGGTAAGAAAAAGGACATTTCCTCAATATTGGTATCTGACGAAATATACACTGATGCCAGTAAAGGAACAAGGCCTACTGCTGAAAAATTACAACATGCTTTCAAAACTGAAGACTCTGCTGAAATTGCAGAGATTATTCTCAAGAAAGGAGATCTGAATTTAACCACTGATCAAAGGCGAAAAATGATTGAAGAGAAAAAAAAACAGATAATTACATTTATTGCTAAAACTTATGTCGATCCTAAAACTCATCTGCCTCATCCACCACTTAGAATTGAACAAGCCATGAAAGATGGTAGAGTTTCAATAGATCCTCACAAAACAGTAGATGAACAAGTAAAGGATATTGTTGATAAATTACGTTCTATCATAGCTTTAAAATCTGAAAATCTAAAATTGGAAATTACAATCCCTGCTCAATATGCATCTCAATCATATGCAGTTTTGAAATCTGTTGGTTCTCTAAACAAAGAAGAATGGCAAAATAATGGTTCACTAAAAGCAATACTTGAAATACCCGCTGCGGCAAGGCCAAACGTGATAGACAGATTAGGTTCTATAACTAAGGGTTCAGCCACAGTAGAGGTAATTCAATAA
- a CDS encoding 50S ribosomal protein L37, with amino-acid sequence MAKGKKSLKGLGARYGIKIRKQYTKIHLQLKEKRTCPECGSQTFSRDAVGIWSCKKCSYKVAGTAYDVKL; translated from the coding sequence ATGGCAAAAGGAAAAAAATCACTTAAAGGATTGGGTGCCCGTTATGGAATTAAAATCAGAAAACAATATACAAAAATTCACTTACAATTAAAAGAAAAACGAACTTGTCCTGAATGTGGTTCTCAAACATTTAGTCGTGATGCAGTAGGTATCTGGTCTTGCAAAAAATGCAGCTATAAAGTAGCTGGAACAGCATATGACGTTAAACTTTAG
- the rrp4 gene encoding exosome complex RNA-binding protein Rrp4, producing the protein MDNKRKYVIPGDVVTTGPFRPEQNVILEGNKIISTTIGISEIYDDSVKVIPLTGKYIPKINDLVIGKVISHTSLSWELDINSCYVGFLPAQDVFGRDFSAHADELSSKLKSGDLVAARIANFDRTRDPLVTISDRDLGKIDSGDLVKISPSKVPRLIGKRGSMIQMIEMATNAAVTIGQNGWVVVSCETPEGLLKAKKAIEMINEKAHVANLTDQVKEMLEIKDDES; encoded by the coding sequence ATGGATAATAAGAGAAAATACGTTATTCCAGGCGATGTGGTGACTACTGGCCCTTTTAGACCTGAACAAAATGTAATACTTGAAGGCAATAAAATAATTTCAACTACTATTGGAATTTCTGAAATTTATGATGATTCTGTTAAAGTCATTCCGTTAACAGGAAAATACATTCCTAAAATCAACGATCTTGTAATTGGTAAAGTAATTTCTCATACTTCATTGTCATGGGAATTGGATATCAATTCTTGTTATGTAGGATTTTTACCTGCTCAAGATGTTTTTGGAAGAGATTTTTCAGCCCATGCTGATGAACTATCATCCAAATTAAAATCAGGAGACTTGGTGGCTGCAAGAATTGCTAATTTTGATAGAACAAGAGATCCTCTAGTTACAATATCTGACAGAGATTTAGGTAAAATTGATTCTGGAGACTTGGTAAAAATTTCACCAAGTAAGGTTCCACGCCTAATTGGAAAACGTGGAAGCATGATTCAGATGATTGAAATGGCTACTAATGCTGCAGTGACTATAGGCCAAAATGGCTGGGTAGTTGTTTCTTGTGAAACTCCCGAGGGATTATTAAAGGCTAAAAAAGCAATTGAAATGATTAATGAAAAAGCACATGTTGCTAATTTGACTGATCAAGTGAAAGAAATGTTAGAAATAAAGGATGATGAATCATAA
- a CDS encoding DNA-directed RNA polymerase subunit D, whose product MDFEDFVQDLSSLDVISKDNQKIAVKLTGIPLQYANALRRVCLNGVPTFAIDTVDIIENSSVLPDEGLAHRLGLIPLTTDLARFNEPSKCECQSETGCSNCKVMLVLDSGDSDVTRAVLSSELSSEDDSIKPTSDKIPIVQLAPGQRIKVECYARLGRGTEHAKWNAATVSTLTDTDKEDVKVLTVESTGALNPEQIILSGVDEVSNRIGQFKEMIDQVEE is encoded by the coding sequence GTGGACTTTGAAGATTTTGTTCAAGATTTGTCATCCTTAGATGTAATTAGTAAAGATAATCAAAAAATTGCTGTAAAACTTACAGGCATACCATTACAATATGCAAATGCGTTAAGACGTGTTTGTCTAAATGGAGTTCCAACATTTGCAATAGACACTGTAGATATTATTGAAAATTCATCAGTATTACCAGATGAAGGTTTGGCTCACAGATTAGGACTTATTCCATTAACAACAGATTTGGCTAGATTTAATGAGCCATCTAAATGTGAATGTCAGAGTGAAACAGGATGCTCAAACTGTAAAGTAATGTTAGTTTTAGATTCAGGAGATTCAGATGTAACACGTGCAGTTCTTTCAAGTGAATTATCTTCTGAAGATGATTCCATCAAGCCAACATCAGATAAAATTCCAATTGTTCAACTAGCACCAGGTCAAAGAATCAAAGTAGAGTGTTATGCAAGACTTGGTCGCGGTACAGAACATGCAAAATGGAATGCTGCTACAGTATCAACACTTACGGATACTGACAAAGAAGATGTCAAAGTGCTTACAGTAGAATCAACAGGAGCACTCAATCCTGAACAAATTATTCTTTCAGGAGTTGACGAGGTCAGCAATAGAATAGGTCAATTTAAGGAAATGATTGACCAAGTCGAAGAATAA
- a CDS encoding nucleotidyltransferase family protein: MKAVILAGGKGTRGKPYTEFFPKAMIPINGKPVIDYVVKYLKSFSFIDGVIIISDFNGLGGQIKNYFENQKNITFVQDSQSGTGGDLLHIENKLGKESEFVLWFVDNLCAIDLKKMRELFKEKKSSACIATRTKRKEETGFAAVENGIITEFKEKPVMKLQLSECLGIYMLGKDIIKKIKSKQKQKEINLSYDILQPLSKEGKISALDIENNEWIDAESPTYLERNEKTVKKIIKQMGF; the protein is encoded by the coding sequence GTGAAAGCTGTAATTCTTGCCGGAGGCAAGGGAACAAGAGGCAAACCATATACAGAATTTTTTCCAAAAGCTATGATCCCCATCAACGGCAAGCCAGTGATAGATTATGTGGTAAAATATCTAAAATCATTTAGTTTTATTGATGGAGTGATCATTATTTCAGATTTTAATGGCTTAGGAGGTCAAATCAAGAACTATTTTGAAAATCAGAAAAACATCACATTTGTTCAAGATTCCCAAAGCGGAACTGGCGGAGATCTTCTACATATTGAAAATAAACTAGGAAAAGAATCTGAATTTGTGTTATGGTTTGTAGATAATCTATGTGCCATAGACTTGAAAAAAATGCGAGAATTGTTCAAAGAGAAGAAAAGCTCAGCATGTATTGCAACTAGGACTAAAAGAAAAGAAGAAACAGGATTTGCAGCAGTAGAAAACGGAATCATTACAGAGTTCAAAGAAAAACCAGTTATGAAATTACAATTATCAGAATGCTTAGGAATCTATATGCTAGGAAAAGATATCATCAAAAAAATAAAATCAAAACAAAAACAAAAAGAGATCAATTTATCATATGATATTTTACAGCCATTATCAAAGGAAGGAAAAATCAGTGCTTTAGACATTGAAAACAATGAATGGATTGATGCAGAGTCACCAACATATTTAGAAAGAAATGAAAAGACAGTAAAGAAGATTATAAAACAGATGGGATTTTAG
- a CDS encoding nucleotide-binding protein, which produces MDFRILDASAFYAGVPFRSSEDCYTTSAVYDEIKHIKKNHDALGTLLETNRLKIREPDLKSTEDAIKAAKDTGDFPQLSKQDISILALCIEMNGQIISDDFAISNVAKNLGLEILPIMTKGIEDVGKWVHYCPGCRTNHITGKECPMCGTQLKRKLLKEKSVSI; this is translated from the coding sequence TTGGATTTTAGAATTTTAGACGCCAGTGCATTTTATGCAGGAGTACCATTTAGATCATCAGAAGATTGCTATACAACATCTGCAGTATATGATGAGATTAAACACATAAAGAAAAATCATGATGCATTAGGAACACTGCTTGAAACTAACAGATTAAAGATAAGAGAACCTGATTTAAAATCAACAGAAGATGCAATAAAGGCAGCTAAAGACACCGGAGATTTTCCCCAATTATCTAAACAAGATATTTCAATACTAGCGCTATGCATTGAAATGAACGGCCAGATAATTAGCGATGATTTTGCAATATCAAATGTAGCCAAAAATTTAGGTTTAGAGATTTTACCAATCATGACAAAAGGCATAGAAGATGTAGGAAAATGGGTTCATTATTGTCCAGGCTGTAGAACTAATCACATCACGGGAAAAGAATGCCCTATGTGTGGAACACAGTTGAAAAGAAAACTACTCAAAGAAAAATCAGTTTCAATATAA
- a CDS encoding 50S ribosomal protein L18e gives MTNQVVIHMAKDLKKASSKNDAPIWAKLAEYALKPSIARRDLNLNRVDQLTKENDIVVFPGKILGTGNISHKITLFSFSISESAANKIIEKGGKIITHSDLIEQNPTGKGVVLLG, from the coding sequence ATGACTAATCAAGTCGTTATACATATGGCCAAAGATCTAAAGAAAGCATCATCCAAAAACGATGCACCAATTTGGGCTAAATTGGCAGAATATGCATTAAAACCATCCATTGCAAGAAGAGATCTTAACTTGAACAGAGTGGATCAGCTAACTAAAGAAAACGACATCGTAGTATTCCCAGGCAAAATTCTCGGCACAGGAAATATTTCTCACAAAATCACATTATTCTCATTCTCAATTTCAGAATCTGCTGCAAACAAAATCATTGAAAAAGGCGGAAAAATTATCACACATTCAGATTTAATTGAACAGAATCCAACAGGGAAAGGAGTTGTATTACTTGGCTAA
- a CDS encoding prefoldin subunit beta, with product MSAGQMPPWLQEQLMKLQQSQQSLQSIMTQKQHLDIEKAETEKALEELKKIADGDAVFKQAGTVLIKSKKQELIDELEERIEMSKTRATVLEKQETRMKETLKEQEAKITEMMKGGSANAPPNSPPSEDNPRK from the coding sequence ATGTCAGCAGGACAAATGCCACCTTGGCTTCAAGAACAACTAATGAAATTACAACAATCTCAACAAAGCCTCCAATCCATTATGACTCAAAAACAACACCTTGACATTGAGAAAGCCGAGACTGAAAAAGCTCTTGAAGAGTTAAAAAAAATTGCAGATGGTGATGCTGTTTTCAAACAAGCTGGTACTGTCTTGATTAAATCCAAAAAACAGGAATTAATTGATGAATTGGAAGAAAGAATAGAGATGAGTAAAACTCGTGCAACTGTTCTTGAAAAACAGGAAACCCGTATGAAAGAAACTCTAAAAGAACAAGAAGCAAAAATTACTGAAATGATGAAAGGTGGCTCTGCAAATGCCCCTCCAAATTCTCCTCCTTCAGAAGATAATCCTAGAAAATAA
- the rpsI gene encoding 30S ribosomal protein S9: MTTPKTEIYFATRKTASAHVYITKGKGKIRINNIPVEMIPQETAREVILAPLEITGDLRDKIDISVRVRGGGFMGQASAAATGISRALTGWTKSKKDPKDHPFPKSTREDLRKRITDFDKYLVSGDARRKEPKKFGGPGARRRKQKSYR, from the coding sequence ATGACAACTCCAAAAACTGAAATCTACTTTGCAACAAGAAAAACAGCTAGTGCTCATGTTTACATTACTAAAGGTAAAGGAAAAATTAGAATTAACAATATTCCAGTAGAAATGATTCCACAAGAAACTGCACGTGAAGTCATTTTAGCACCATTAGAAATTACAGGAGATTTGAGAGACAAAATAGATATCTCTGTAAGAGTAAGAGGTGGAGGATTTATGGGACAAGCCAGTGCAGCAGCTACCGGAATTTCAAGAGCCTTAACAGGATGGACTAAATCCAAAAAAGATCCAAAAGACCATCCTTTCCCTAAATCAACTAGAGAAGACCTTAGAAAAAGAATCACTGATTTTGATAAATACCTAGTCAGTGGAGACGCCAGAAGAAAAGAACCAAAGAAATTTGGCGGACCTGGTGCAAGAAGAAGAAAGCAGAAATCATACCGTTAG
- the leuD gene encoding 3-isopropylmalate dehydratase small subunit (catalyzes the isomerization between 2-isopropylmalate and 3-isopropylmalate in leucine biosynthesis) — MKGNVIKYSQDNVDTDVIIPGQYLKVHDYAELATHAMEGLDPDFHSKVKEGDFILSGKNFGCGSSREHAPIALSHSGIKAVLALSFARIFYRNSVDGAFLLPIEIEQDAYDGISEGDEIDIDVESNQIKNITKNQTYKMKPFSEIIGKIIAAGGLFKYNPDQD, encoded by the coding sequence ATGAAAGGTAATGTCATAAAATATTCTCAAGATAACGTCGACACTGACGTAATCATTCCGGGTCAGTACCTCAAAGTTCACGATTATGCAGAACTTGCAACACATGCAATGGAGGGATTAGACCCTGATTTTCATTCCAAAGTAAAAGAAGGTGATTTTATTTTATCTGGTAAAAATTTTGGTTGTGGTTCATCTCGTGAACACGCTCCAATTGCATTGTCTCATTCTGGAATCAAGGCAGTTCTTGCGTTGTCTTTTGCAAGAATTTTTTATCGCAATTCAGTTGATGGTGCATTTTTGTTACCTATTGAGATTGAACAAGATGCATATGATGGAATTTCAGAAGGAGATGAAATAGACATTGATGTTGAATCAAATCAAATTAAAAACATTACAAAAAATCAAACATACAAAATGAAACCCTTTTCAGAAATTATCGGAAAGATAATTGCTGCTGGTGGATTATTCAAGTATAACCCTGATCAGGATTAA
- a CDS encoding ERCC4 domain-containing protein: MKLENLRIIVDERERKSGIPELLKSVGLNLEMKTLPIGDYIVAPETIVERKSIRDLMASVFDGRLFDQCTRLKEHFEHPVVLMEGNVDEIEEITENPLIFYGAISTVVLDFKIPVIPTPSAAHTAKLLVSMCSRKDVTKGPYLKKIKKSSDLEKQQLSVLCSLPGIGEKFAVRMLEKFGTPLKVFSATTAELAKVEGLGEARAKKIKKTLATKNKLLKKSNQITLDDS; encoded by the coding sequence GTGAAGTTAGAAAATCTCAGAATCATTGTGGATGAACGAGAACGAAAAAGTGGAATTCCTGAATTACTAAAATCAGTTGGACTCAATCTTGAGATGAAAACACTTCCGATTGGTGATTATATTGTGGCTCCAGAAACAATTGTTGAACGTAAAAGTATTAGAGATTTGATGGCGTCGGTCTTTGATGGCAGACTTTTTGATCAATGTACAAGACTCAAAGAACATTTTGAACATCCTGTTGTTTTGATGGAAGGAAATGTAGATGAGATTGAAGAAATAACTGAAAACCCATTGATTTTTTATGGTGCAATTTCTACTGTTGTTCTTGATTTTAAAATTCCAGTAATTCCTACTCCTAGTGCAGCTCATACTGCAAAGTTACTTGTTTCAATGTGTTCTAGAAAGGATGTTACAAAAGGACCATATCTCAAAAAGATAAAAAAATCCTCAGATTTGGAAAAACAACAACTTTCTGTTCTTTGTAGTCTTCCAGGAATTGGAGAAAAGTTTGCAGTTAGAATGTTGGAAAAATTTGGAACTCCGTTGAAAGTTTTTAGTGCAACCACTGCTGAATTGGCAAAAGTTGAAGGATTAGGTGAGGCTCGTGCCAAAAAGATCAAAAAAACTTTGGCTACAAAAAACAAGCTTCTAAAAAAATCAAATCAAATAACTTTGGATGATTCTTAA